The proteins below are encoded in one region of Clostridium fermenticellae:
- the purB gene encoding adenylosuccinate lyase: protein MASHVIDMIMLKNNFGTEEMREVWSDKNRLQKHLDVEAALAEAEGELGVIPEKAAEVISLHSDVSMFNIEEIAKEVLRLKHSLTPTINAMQKLCGEYGEYVHYGVTTQDVVDTGAMLQLKEANKIIVRELKDVCKELIKLAEKYKTVPIAGRTHGMQALPTTFGFKMTVVLSELSRHLERLKQSEERVFTGVIAGAVGTYASFGERGMDVEKLTLGKLGLNVPQICWHSSRDRISEYADIIELISGTLGKLGNEFYNLMRTEINEIEEPFSKGKIGSSTMPQKRNPAAFEGLSSLTRPIFHSTSLIHESLIVEHERDAVSWRAEWIALPEICIYISSQLASAKAVLKGLVVKPENMLKNLNMQGGLIMSERILFELGKKLGKQTAHHLVYEMAMDSFENKKPFKEVLMNNVQVTSILSEEKIDELLDSKTYLGLAVQKVDKVLDEIKKSGLV, encoded by the coding sequence ATGGCATCACATGTAATTGATATGATTATGTTAAAAAATAATTTTGGAACGGAGGAGATGAGAGAAGTATGGTCCGATAAAAATAGACTTCAGAAGCATTTAGATGTAGAAGCTGCCTTAGCAGAAGCTGAGGGGGAACTTGGAGTAATACCAGAAAAAGCAGCAGAGGTAATTTCACTCCATAGTGATGTTTCTATGTTTAATATTGAAGAAATAGCTAAGGAGGTACTAAGACTTAAACATTCGCTTACACCGACAATCAATGCAATGCAGAAGCTATGTGGGGAATATGGAGAGTATGTACATTATGGAGTGACTACTCAAGATGTAGTAGATACTGGGGCAATGCTTCAGCTAAAAGAAGCAAATAAAATAATTGTAAGAGAATTAAAAGATGTCTGCAAGGAGCTTATTAAACTTGCAGAAAAATATAAAACTGTACCGATTGCAGGTAGAACACATGGAATGCAAGCTCTTCCAACGACTTTTGGATTTAAAATGACTGTTGTGTTGAGTGAACTCTCAAGGCATTTGGAAAGACTTAAGCAGTCTGAGGAAAGAGTCTTTACTGGTGTTATAGCAGGTGCAGTTGGTACCTATGCATCTTTTGGAGAAAGGGGAATGGATGTTGAAAAATTAACACTTGGAAAACTTGGGCTTAATGTACCGCAAATTTGCTGGCATTCATCGCGTGATAGAATTTCTGAGTATGCAGACATAATAGAACTTATAAGTGGAACACTCGGAAAACTCGGAAATGAATTTTATAATTTGATGCGTACAGAGATAAATGAAATAGAAGAACCATTTTCAAAAGGGAAAATAGGTTCGTCGACTATGCCTCAGAAGCGTAATCCTGCTGCATTCGAAGGACTTTCGAGTCTGACAAGACCTATATTTCACAGTACATCGCTTATTCATGAATCCTTAATCGTTGAACATGAGAGAGATGCAGTATCATGGCGTGCCGAATGGATTGCATTACCAGAAATATGTATATATATATCATCGCAACTTGCTTCAGCTAAGGCTGTATTAAAGGGACTTGTTGTAAAACCAGAAAATATGCTTAAGAATTTGAATATGCAGGGTGGTCTCATAATGTCTGAGAGAATACTATTTGAACTGGGAAAAAAGCTTGGAAAACAAACTGCGCATCATCTTGTTTATGAAATGGCAATGGATTCATTTGAGAATAAGAAGCCATTTAAGGAAGTTTTAATGAATAATGTACAGGTTACGAGTATATTGTCAGAGGAAAAAATTGATGAATTACTTGATTCAAAAACTTATCTTGGCCTTGCAGTTCAAAAAGTGGACAAAGTTTTAGATGAAATAAAAAAATCTGGATTAGTTTGA
- a CDS encoding amino acid ABC transporter substrate-binding protein, with protein MKKLYLIIIGILLIGLVGCGSSTSSNNSSDSKIIKVGTTGQSFPNSYKDGDKLTGFDVEVTNEIAKRLGYKVEWSVSDFTGIMGQLEAGKIDTVANVVAVTDQRKQKYNFTDAYSYAGTQIVTNKNSGINSLEDLKGKTVGGVLGSNNIKSLEKYNSSKNAGIEIKTYEAREGVENDVAQNRISGYVNLKPSLLAAIKKKNLPLKFVGDPIYYDTIAYPFPKNDKGNEFVKKFNEEIKKMRADGTLKKISEKYFNEDISVEKK; from the coding sequence ATGAAAAAATTATATTTGATTATTATAGGAATTTTATTGATTGGATTGGTTGGATGTGGAAGCAGCACCAGCAGTAATAATTCATCGGATTCAAAGATCATTAAAGTAGGAACAACCGGTCAAAGTTTTCCTAATTCTTATAAGGATGGTGATAAGCTAACAGGCTTTGATGTTGAAGTTACAAATGAAATTGCTAAGAGATTAGGTTATAAAGTAGAATGGTCGGTATCTGATTTTACTGGAATAATGGGTCAGCTTGAAGCTGGAAAGATAGATACAGTTGCTAATGTTGTGGCTGTTACGGATCAACGTAAGCAAAAATATAATTTTACAGATGCATATTCTTATGCCGGAACACAAATTGTTACTAATAAAAATAGTGGCATAAATAGCTTAGAGGATCTTAAGGGAAAAACTGTAGGGGGAGTGCTTGGCTCTAACAATATAAAATCACTTGAAAAGTATAACAGCAGCAAAAATGCAGGAATTGAAATTAAAACGTACGAAGCACGCGAGGGAGTTGAAAATGATGTAGCTCAGAATCGTATTTCAGGTTATGTAAATTTGAAACCATCATTACTTGCAGCAATAAAGAAAAAGAATCTGCCATTGAAATTTGTAGGAGATCCAATTTATTATGATACAATAGCTTATCCGTTTCCTAAAAATGATAAGGGAAATGAATTTGTTAAAAAGTTTAATGAGGAAATTAAAAAGATGCGTGCAGACGGCACGTTAAAGAAGATTTCAGAAAAATATTTTAATGAAGATATAAGTGTAGAAAAGAAATAA
- a CDS encoding GNAT family N-acetyltransferase has product MTVRIRMAELEDAEKLLDMVLRAYLPIRKLGINFAAATADINLARDHIKNNMVYIMEDEGNFKATIALRMPWGKNPGPAGFPHIGWFAVNPDIVRKNVGSTLLDFVEQKIIVGKLKSPAVTLGTAENHPWLVDMYEKKGYQKIGRADLGKGHITVYLRKILMPDLFEKLKVK; this is encoded by the coding sequence ATGACAGTAAGAATTAGAATGGCTGAATTGGAAGATGCAGAAAAATTGCTTGATATGGTTCTAAGAGCATACTTACCTATTCGAAAACTTGGAATAAATTTTGCAGCAGCTACTGCTGATATTAATTTGGCAAGGGATCATATAAAAAATAATATGGTTTATATAATGGAAGATGAGGGTAATTTTAAAGCAACGATAGCCTTGAGAATGCCATGGGGTAAAAATCCAGGACCAGCTGGCTTTCCGCATATAGGATGGTTTGCTGTAAATCCTGATATAGTGAGAAAAAATGTTGGATCCACATTACTTGACTTTGTTGAGCAAAAGATTATTGTGGGTAAATTAAAATCACCAGCTGTGACCCTTGGAACCGCAGAAAACCATCCGTGGCTTGTTGATATGTATGAGAAAAAAGGATATCAAAAAATAGGAAGAGCAGATCTTGGAAAAGGACATATAACAGTGTATTTAAGAAAGATATTAATGCCGGATTTATTTGAAAAATTAAAGGTTAAATAA